The following proteins are co-located in the Conyzicola lurida genome:
- a CDS encoding aspartate ammonia-lyase, protein MSQASPSARPVGEAGTPATRVESDSLGVLDIPDSAYWGIHTARALENFPITRRAISNYPDLIRALARVKQAAARANAQIGVLSQEKADIIDRVCEEIVGGALHKEFCVGVIQGGAGTSTNMNTNEVIANRGLELMGYERGDYQHLHPIDDVNRSQSTNDVYPTAIKLAMVFGIQRLLAEHRLLTAAFAAKGVEFNDILKVGRTQLQDAVPMTLGQEFRGFAHTLAEDYDRLTETIKWLNEINMGATAIGTGITADPRYADAVREHLIAVTGIPMETAPDLIEATSDAGIFMTVSGTLKRGAVKLSKICNDLRLLSSGPQAGIGEINLPPRQAGSSIMPGKVNPVIPEVVNQVAFSIIGADATVTAAAEAGQLQLNAFEPVIAHSILQSISWLTKACYTLRVNCVDGITANIARLAMQVESSVGVVTALTPYIGYTASAALAHTALTTNASIAELCVSAGLMTEEEVRRVLSPERLSGMVPITSSIAVVELEREARPTEESPLSPSTP, encoded by the coding sequence ATGTCACAAGCATCCCCGTCCGCCCGTCCAGTAGGAGAGGCCGGCACCCCGGCCACCCGCGTCGAAAGCGACTCCCTCGGGGTGCTCGACATCCCCGACTCCGCCTACTGGGGAATCCACACGGCGCGTGCGCTCGAGAACTTCCCGATCACCCGCCGGGCCATCTCCAACTACCCCGACCTCATCCGCGCGCTCGCCCGGGTCAAGCAGGCCGCGGCGCGTGCCAACGCCCAGATCGGAGTGCTCTCGCAGGAGAAGGCGGACATCATCGACCGCGTCTGCGAGGAGATCGTCGGCGGTGCGCTGCACAAGGAGTTCTGCGTCGGCGTCATCCAGGGCGGCGCCGGGACCAGCACCAACATGAACACCAACGAGGTAATCGCCAACCGCGGCCTCGAGCTCATGGGGTACGAGCGGGGCGACTACCAGCACCTGCACCCGATCGACGACGTCAACCGCAGCCAGAGCACCAACGACGTCTACCCGACGGCGATCAAGCTCGCCATGGTCTTCGGCATCCAGCGGCTGCTCGCCGAGCACCGTCTGCTCACGGCCGCGTTCGCCGCGAAGGGCGTCGAGTTCAACGACATCCTCAAGGTCGGGCGCACCCAGCTGCAGGATGCCGTGCCGATGACACTCGGGCAGGAGTTCCGCGGGTTCGCGCACACCCTCGCCGAGGACTACGACCGGCTAACCGAGACCATCAAGTGGCTCAACGAGATCAACATGGGCGCGACCGCCATCGGTACCGGCATCACCGCCGACCCGCGCTACGCCGACGCCGTGCGCGAACACCTCATCGCTGTCACCGGGATCCCGATGGAGACGGCCCCCGACCTCATCGAGGCGACGAGCGACGCGGGCATCTTCATGACCGTCAGCGGCACCCTCAAGCGCGGCGCGGTCAAACTGTCGAAGATCTGCAACGACCTGCGCCTGCTCAGCTCGGGACCGCAGGCCGGGATCGGCGAGATCAATCTGCCGCCGCGGCAGGCCGGCTCGTCGATCATGCCGGGCAAGGTGAACCCGGTGATCCCCGAGGTCGTCAACCAGGTCGCGTTCAGCATCATCGGTGCCGACGCCACCGTGACGGCCGCGGCGGAGGCCGGACAGCTGCAGCTGAACGCGTTCGAACCGGTGATCGCGCACTCGATCCTGCAGTCGATCTCGTGGCTGACGAAGGCCTGCTACACGCTGCGGGTCAACTGCGTCGACGGCATCACCGCCAACATCGCGCGGCTCGCGATGCAGGTGGAGTCGTCGGTCGGCGTGGTCACCGCGCTCACCCCGTACATCGGCTACACGGCGTCGGCGGCGCTCGCGCACACGGCGTTGACCACCAACGCGTCGATCGCCGAGCTCTGCGTCTCCGCCGGCCTGATGACCGAGGAGGAGGTGCGCCGCGTGCTGTCGCCCGAACGCCTCAGCGGCATGGTGCCGATCACGTCGTCGATCGCCGTCGTCGAGCTCGAGCGCGAGGCGCGGCCGACCGAGGAGAGCCCGCTCTCGCCGTCGACCCCCTAG
- a CDS encoding protoporphyrinogen oxidase codes for MKRKLLLVLGLAIGYVLGARAGREKYDRLKATAEQYWQDPRVAKARTDLESYARTQAPIIRDTAKEAAGKTAAAAKDIADKTATTVKDVAGKTATTAKDVAATTSATAKDVAGKTAATAKDVAGKTAATAKDVAATTAATAKDVAEKTAATAKDVAGKVTDVTDDVRGQVVKTATDLKDRGEEAVERVALTVSEARDRALEDEPDEDDDEDAPAAK; via the coding sequence ATGAAGCGCAAACTCCTCCTGGTCCTCGGTCTGGCAATCGGTTACGTCCTCGGCGCGCGCGCCGGCCGTGAGAAGTACGACAGGCTCAAAGCAACCGCCGAGCAGTACTGGCAGGACCCGCGGGTCGCGAAGGCCCGCACCGACCTCGAGAGCTACGCCCGCACGCAGGCGCCGATCATCCGCGACACCGCGAAGGAGGCGGCCGGCAAGACCGCGGCCGCCGCGAAGGACATCGCCGACAAGACCGCCACGACGGTGAAGGATGTCGCGGGCAAGACGGCCACGACCGCCAAGGACGTCGCCGCCACGACCAGCGCCACCGCGAAAGACGTCGCCGGCAAGACCGCCGCCACCGCGAAGGACGTCGCGGGCAAGACCGCCGCCACCGCCAAGGACGTCGCCGCCACGACCGCCGCCACCGCCAAGGACGTCGCCGAGAAGACCGCGGCCACGGCGAAGGATGTCGCGGGCAAGGTCACCGACGTGACCGACGACGTGCGCGGTCAGGTCGTCAAGACCGCGACCGACCTCAAGGACCGCGGCGAAGAGGCGGTCGAGCGCGTCGCTCTCACGGTGAGCGAGGCCCGCGACCGCGCCCTCGAGGACGAGCCCGACGAAGACGACGACGAGGACGCGCCCGCCGCCAAGTAG
- a CDS encoding ATP-dependent DNA ligase has translation MASRTEDQVVSVDGHRIKLTNLGKVLYPETGTTKGDVIDYYARIAPVLLPHAEYRPATRKRWVHGVGTDDEPGQVFFQKNLDDSTPSWVKRRPIEHKDHSNDYPLVNDLATLTWLAQIAALEIHVPQWRFGRTGTRKNPDRLVLDLDPGPGVGLLECAEVARAARDILTGMGLDPLPVTSGSKGIHLYAAIDGTQTSDEVSEVAHELARALEADLPDLVVSDMKKSLREGKVLVDWSQNNGNKTTITPYSLRGRTRPTVAAPRTWRELASKNLAQLEYTEVLARVARRGDPLAAVTVGHLESLEPTPQRMAGFDRLEKYRSMRDASKTPEPVPDAAADAPAGNSFVIQEHHARRLHYDFRLEHDGVLVSWALPKGVPTETATNHLAVQTEDHPLEYGSFEGRIPAGEYGAGEVTIWDSGDYELEKWRDGEEVIVVLHGEKHGTHRYALIHSGGGAGDSKRAENNWLIHLMKEQPAAESAPAEKSKKAEKPSAKPAPGRGTDRPPSPMLATLGDVSTIDDEDEWAFEMKWDGVRAVARVADGTVRLFSRNGVDISAGYPELDELVAATDGDAVLDGEIVALDAKGRPDFGRLQGRMHLRKPSDVGKAVRDIPVKFMVFDILERDGHSLGATEYTERREVLQQVVTAGDVVQVPPSFDGDLESAMESSLRLGLEGVMAKKRDGRYAPGARSRTWIKIKHHRAQEVVIVGWRPGHGTRAKRVGSLLMAVPEGDGLRYAGRVGTGFDERALDEMLPRLKKLARKTSAVTDVPSADARDAVWVSPRLVGEVEFAEWTPSRRLRQPTWRGWREDKSPSDVAVER, from the coding sequence ATGGCTTCCCGCACCGAGGATCAGGTCGTCTCCGTCGACGGCCACCGCATCAAACTCACCAATCTGGGCAAAGTGCTCTATCCCGAGACCGGCACCACCAAGGGCGACGTCATCGACTACTACGCCCGCATCGCCCCCGTGCTCCTCCCCCACGCCGAATACCGTCCCGCCACGCGCAAGCGCTGGGTGCACGGCGTCGGCACCGACGACGAGCCCGGACAGGTCTTCTTCCAGAAGAACCTCGACGACTCGACCCCGTCGTGGGTGAAGCGCCGCCCGATCGAGCACAAGGACCACAGCAACGACTACCCGCTCGTCAACGACCTCGCCACTCTCACCTGGCTCGCGCAGATCGCCGCGCTCGAGATCCACGTGCCGCAGTGGCGGTTCGGCCGAACCGGCACCCGCAAAAACCCCGACCGCCTCGTGCTCGACCTCGACCCGGGACCCGGCGTCGGCCTGCTCGAGTGCGCGGAAGTGGCGAGAGCCGCCCGCGACATCCTCACCGGCATGGGCCTCGACCCGCTCCCCGTCACGAGCGGCAGCAAGGGGATCCACCTCTACGCGGCGATCGACGGCACCCAGACGAGCGACGAGGTGAGCGAGGTGGCCCACGAGCTGGCCCGCGCCCTCGAAGCCGACCTCCCCGATCTCGTGGTGAGCGACATGAAGAAGTCGCTGCGCGAGGGCAAGGTGCTGGTCGACTGGAGCCAGAACAACGGCAACAAGACGACGATCACCCCGTACTCGCTGCGCGGACGCACGCGTCCCACGGTCGCTGCACCGCGCACCTGGCGGGAGCTCGCGAGCAAGAATCTCGCCCAGCTCGAGTACACCGAGGTGCTGGCGCGGGTGGCCCGGCGCGGCGATCCGCTCGCGGCCGTCACCGTCGGCCACCTCGAGTCGCTCGAACCCACGCCGCAGCGGATGGCCGGCTTCGACCGGCTCGAGAAATACCGCAGCATGAGGGACGCGAGCAAAACGCCAGAGCCGGTGCCGGATGCCGCGGCCGACGCCCCGGCCGGCAACTCCTTCGTCATCCAGGAGCACCACGCCCGCCGGCTGCACTACGACTTCCGGCTCGAGCACGACGGGGTGCTGGTCAGCTGGGCGCTGCCGAAGGGCGTGCCCACCGAGACCGCCACGAACCACCTCGCCGTGCAGACCGAGGACCACCCGCTCGAGTACGGCTCGTTCGAGGGGCGTATCCCGGCCGGCGAGTACGGCGCCGGCGAGGTGACGATCTGGGACTCGGGCGACTACGAGCTGGAGAAGTGGCGCGACGGCGAAGAAGTGATCGTCGTGCTGCACGGCGAGAAGCACGGCACGCACCGCTACGCGCTCATCCACAGCGGGGGCGGCGCCGGCGACTCGAAGCGCGCGGAGAACAACTGGCTCATCCACCTGATGAAGGAGCAGCCGGCAGCCGAGTCCGCGCCCGCGGAGAAGTCGAAGAAAGCGGAGAAGCCGTCCGCGAAACCCGCGCCGGGCCGCGGGACCGACCGCCCGCCGTCCCCGATGCTCGCGACGCTCGGCGACGTCTCGACGATCGACGACGAGGACGAGTGGGCGTTCGAGATGAAGTGGGACGGCGTGCGCGCCGTCGCACGGGTCGCGGACGGCACCGTGCGGCTGTTCAGCCGCAACGGCGTCGACATCTCGGCCGGCTACCCCGAACTCGACGAGCTCGTGGCCGCGACCGACGGCGACGCGGTGCTCGACGGCGAGATCGTGGCGCTCGACGCGAAGGGGCGCCCCGACTTCGGCCGCCTGCAGGGCCGCATGCACCTGCGCAAACCCTCCGACGTGGGAAAGGCCGTGCGCGACATCCCGGTCAAGTTCATGGTTTTCGACATCCTCGAACGCGACGGACACTCTCTCGGCGCCACCGAGTACACCGAGCGCCGGGAGGTGCTCCAGCAAGTGGTGACGGCGGGCGACGTCGTGCAGGTGCCTCCGTCGTTCGACGGCGACCTCGAGTCGGCGATGGAGAGCAGCCTGCGCCTCGGACTCGAGGGCGTGATGGCGAAAAAACGGGACGGCAGATACGCCCCGGGCGCGCGCTCCCGCACCTGGATCAAAATCAAGCACCACCGCGCCCAGGAGGTCGTGATCGTCGGCTGGCGGCCCGGCCACGGCACGCGTGCCAAGCGCGTCGGGTCGCTGCTGATGGCGGTGCCGGAGGGCGACGGGCTGCGCTACGCCGGCCGGGTCGGCACCGGCTTCGACGAGCGCGCGCTCGACGAGATGCTGCCCCGGCTGAAGAAGCTCGCCCGCAAGACGAGCGCGGTCACCGACGTGCCGTCCGCCGACGCGCGGGACGCGGTCTGGGTGTCGCCGCGGCTCGTCGGCGAGGTCGAGTTCGCGGAGTGGACGCCGTCGCGGCGGCTACGCCAACCCACTTGGCGCGGCTGGCGGGAGGATAAGTCCCCGTCGGATGTCGCGGTAGAACGATAG
- a CDS encoding Ku protein, with protein sequence MRAIWKGAITFGLVNVPVKVYSATEDHDIPLHQVHDKDGGRIRYQRRCEICGKVVDYEHIDKAFDDGEQTVILTAEDFGSLPQERSREIDVVEFVPNEQLDPIMFDRSYFLEPDSSSNKAYALLRRTLEETERTAIVHFALRQKTRLGALRVRGDVLMLQTLLWDDEVREANFPALDERVRISAQELEMSHSLVESFESDFSPSKFSDDYQDELRQLIDAKLKKGDAVSTEETFGEQPEEKQGEVLDLMEALRRSVETSRSKKKPAAAAAKKPAAAKKPAAAAKPAAKKPAAKKRAAS encoded by the coding sequence ATGAGAGCGATTTGGAAGGGTGCGATCACCTTCGGCCTGGTCAACGTGCCGGTCAAGGTGTACAGCGCCACGGAAGACCACGACATCCCGCTGCACCAGGTGCACGACAAGGACGGCGGGCGCATCCGGTACCAGCGACGGTGCGAGATCTGCGGCAAGGTCGTCGATTACGAGCACATCGACAAGGCGTTCGACGACGGCGAGCAGACCGTGATCCTCACCGCCGAGGACTTCGGCTCGCTGCCCCAGGAGCGCAGCCGCGAGATCGACGTCGTCGAGTTCGTGCCGAACGAGCAGCTCGACCCGATCATGTTCGACCGCAGCTACTTCCTCGAACCGGACTCGTCGTCGAACAAGGCGTACGCCCTGCTGCGACGCACGCTCGAGGAGACCGAGCGCACGGCCATCGTGCACTTCGCGCTGCGCCAGAAGACGCGGCTCGGCGCGTTGCGGGTGCGCGGCGACGTGCTGATGCTGCAGACGCTGCTCTGGGACGACGAGGTGCGCGAGGCGAACTTCCCCGCGCTGGACGAGAGGGTGCGCATCTCGGCGCAGGAACTCGAGATGTCGCACTCGCTGGTCGAGTCGTTCGAGTCCGACTTCTCGCCGTCGAAGTTCTCCGACGACTACCAGGACGAGCTGCGCCAGCTGATCGACGCGAAGCTCAAGAAGGGCGATGCGGTGAGTACCGAGGAGACCTTCGGCGAGCAGCCCGAGGAGAAGCAGGGCGAGGTGCTCGACCTCATGGAGGCGCTGCGGCGGAGCGTCGAGACGTCGCGGTCGAAGAAGAAGCCGGCGGCGGCAGCTGCGAAGAAGCCTGCAGCGGCGAAGAAGCCCGCCGCCGCGGCGAAGCCCGCTGCGAAGAAACCGGCCGCCAAGAAGAGAGCGGCGAGCTAG